Part of the Methanobrevibacter ruminantium genome is shown below.
AAATAAACTAAATACTTTTTAAATTTATTCTTAAATTTAAAGATTATGCATTATTTAACTCATTTCATCTTATTTTAATCTTATCTTATAAATTACAGCCTTTTAAAAAGAATAAATAAAATATCGGCCATAATTTACTTTTAAACAAATTCAAATTAATTTTAAAAAATAAACCAAACATTCTGTTATTTGGTAATATGTATTTTATTGATATTTCTGTCAATACTATATTATAATAAAGTTATTTATAAATGTTTTTAAATTTTTTATTCTTCATTGATTTTTCTTGAAAAGAAAAAGAGAAATTTTTTAAAAAAGAAGGTAGAAAATAAACTAAAACTAAAAAAAGATAGAAAATTACAAAACAAAGTTAAAAAAAAAAAAATTATTGGATGTTATCCTCACCAATGAATTTGGAAATTCCTGATTTGACTGTTCCTGAAACTCCAATTGTATTGATAGCTATTTTCCTTTTATTTTGCCTTGTTAAAGTGGATAGTGCAACCCTTACATCATTTTCATAAGATCTTCCACATCTTAATACTGTCTTATAATTGAAAATAGCTTCATTGTTTTGGGTGCTTTCTTCAATGAGGTAATGTCTCATGACCCATAAGTCAAAGTTGCTTGAATGGTT
Proteins encoded:
- a CDS encoding Rpp14/Pop5 family protein gives rise to the protein MKLKVLPPTLRKNHHYLVLDVKSEVEISKEDMLVYCWDACIRYWGENHSSNFDLWVMRHYLIEESTQNNEAIFNYKTVLRCGRSYENDVRVALSTLTRQNKRKIAINTIGVSGTVKSGISKFIGEDNIQ